Part of the Ctenopharyngodon idella isolate HZGC_01 chromosome 24, HZGC01, whole genome shotgun sequence genome, CAGAACATGAACACAACATCTACACAGAGCATTGATATAAACTCCTACACACTGTCATAGTTTAACATATAGTGACCAATGTTGCTATAAACCCTTGGTAACTATAATGTTGCTATAAACCCTTAGCACCATTGGTAACATATAGTGACCAATGGTGCTAAAAACCCTAAAAAGAATTGCTAAGTATGCATATGCGTTAGTGGATACATGTAATGCATTGTTGACCTTCATGACCTTCATGACACAGTTGTCTTTACATGTCTCATACAGCTATCATGAGAACAgcagaataaaatgaataagaataaagttcaaattGACAATTCTCTTTCTACCAAAATATGACTCTTGATTCATTTTGTTGTATgagcaaattaataaattacaaaacaaGTACATATTTATTCTCTGGAAGCCAGgctaaatgaataaacactATTACTGCATTTCTGACATGGGTCAGACACTCAGTCACCTCTCAGATGCCAAATACAGACATTGCCTGTAACCTAAATTCCAGAATTAAAAACCAATGATTTCCAATTCACCCCTTCAATAGCCTGTTGGCGCACCTGTGATGTCACCTGACTGTCGTAGCCAATCAAAATTGGCATGTATCAACATATGCTTCAGACACTGGCTCTTGCAAAGTATTTCCATAGCATCAATTCCATGACGCAGTGCCACATTCCTCTTTTCAGGGAACTGGGTTACATATGTAGTCTAGacagttttttaaataacacatttgCCACCGCTATTGTATCCAGTTGGAAgtaattgttatatatattagtgcCCACATATTACATATTCGAACATACCTGAGTGTTTCCAGTTTACAGCTTGTATCTGTCAGCACATCAGAAAGCATTTTCACACCTGTATCATGTGGATTGTTGTGTGTCAAATCAAGTTCAATTAAGTGAGATGGGTTTGATCTCAAAGCCGAAGCCAAAGAGGCACAGCCATCTTCACCAATGCTACAATTGAAAAGTCTGCAACCccaagaaagaaaagaaaagcacaaatgaaataagttagttgtttctcctagacagcaatgTGATTAAATGGAGGGCAAATGgagattttttatgtttctccAGAGGGACAACCCATCtttgatcattttattttcatatctCAGCACATCAACAGGTTTTAAAACTCAAATGCAGTGACTTATAGTTTGTAATTTGGGAATTAGCAAGCAGTTTGTAATTTTACCTATTCCATGAGTTTGAGATCAGAGTCTACTTCCTACCTCAGATGCTCTAGTTTACACTGAGGATTTCCCAGTCCGACAGCAAGTTGGCTTATTCCTGAATCCTGAAGATTGTTAGAACTTAAATCCAGCTCTCTCAGACATGAGAGACTTGAACTAAGAACAGAGTCCAGGCCGGCACAGCCTTTTTCTGTCACATTACAACACCTCAATCTGAAGGGAAAAAAGCACATATTAAAAGATTTACCAACTATATTTGAAATTACATTACAAGAAACACTTAAGTGTTTATCTCATCTAAGTCCTAAAACTTGCTCTGCAAGTTTGTGAATGGATCAAGTTACATGAGCTCACTTTCACAAGCTATTTTCCAAATGCAAGTCATAACACAAATATGCACTGTATTCTCAGATTTGCTGCAATGGGTGTTAGAGTTTTCTTTTGGAAGGGAACTGTCATCTTCTTGAGCAAGTTAAAGTTAGTTGACATATTTGCAATTAGCTATATGAGTAATAGCACATCTGGTTTAATCACACTTGAAGGTAATTGTATCACAACCTGAGAATTAGATTGTTATCATGATCATCACAGTAATACAAGACAGCATGTTAAGTATGTACAACAGGACTGCATGCTTGGAATATGCTGGCTAAGCATACACATCTGTGTTTGCCTACTTGTGTAGTGTGAGATACCTACAGAACTGATCGGGATGCTTTGATTACTGGCAGCAGTCTCAACAGTCCCTCATTCGAGGCCATGCTCGGATGAATGAACTTTGCCAGGTCAAAAACATCCAGTTCTTCATCAGATGTCAGCAGTATGTAAGCTAAAGCAGAAAAGCGTGAAGGAGACAGCTTTCCAGCACAAAAACCTTGTGAATTTATGAACTCCTGCACTTCCTCAACCAGAGAATCATCTTTCAGTTCACTTAGGCAATGGAAAAGACTTATTGCCTTCTCTGCTGAAGGGTGGTCCCTGATTTTTTCCTTGATGTATTGAACTGTTTTCATGTTGCTTTCATCATCGCTCAGGACCTCAGTCAGCAATCCCTGAAGAAGAGTCTGGTTGGACTCAAGTGACAATCCCAACAAGAAGCGAAGGAAAAGGTCCAAATGTCCATTGTCACTTTCTAAAGCCCTATCCACAGCACTCTTCAGAAATTCATGCATTGAtagtttttttaaagtatttatgaTTTTAGCGTTTGTCGTCTGACAGAGGACATTTCGCTTTTTGTTGACAAACACAAGGAAAGCATACAACGCAGCCAAAAACTCCTGTATACTTGCGTGTACGAAGCTGAAAACCCTCTCCTGATGTAGTCCTGCCTCTTCTTTGAAGATTTGGGTGCAAACTCCAGAATACACCGATGCAACGTTGAGTTCAATGCCACATTCCTTCAAATCTTCCTCATAGAACAATAAATTACCATTTTCAAGTTGTTTAAATGCCAGCTTTCCAAGCAACAACGTGGTCTGGTTATCCCACTTCAAACCTTCTTCAGAAATTTCATCGtatttgagactcccttgcttGATCTGGAAAATTAGGAAGTGTGCGTACATTTGCGTCAGGGTTCTGGGAATTTCACTCTCCTCAGAATCACGAAACATCTTTTCAAGGACTGTAGCTGATATCCAACAGAACactgggatgtggcacatgatgtgaAGGATCTTTGAAGACTTCAAGTGTGAGATTATCCTGGAGGACAAGTCTGGATCACCTATTTTTTTGATGAAGTACTCTTCTTTATGGGAATCATTGAAACCTCGTACCTCAGTCACCCGGTCAATGAAGTCAGGTGGTATTTGACCTGCTGCAGCTGGTCGTGAAGTTATCCAGACCAAAGCAGAAGGAAGCAAGTTCTTGCAGATGAGGTTTGTCAGTAGGACACCAATTGAGACTGTTTCTGTCACACTGGAGCAACTCCTGTTGTTTTGAAAATCCAGAGGAAACCGACATTCATCAAGTCCATCAAAGATGAAGACTATCTTGTATTTTTCTGAGCGTAACACTTCTGCATCTATTTTTAAATTGAAGAAGCACTTAAGAATGTGTACCAGACTAATTTTCCTTTCTTTAAATCCATTCATTTCACGAAAGGGAAGTGTAAATATCATCTGGACATCCTGGTTGGCTCTCTCCTCAACCCAGTCCAGTGTGAACTTTTGCACGGACACTGTTTTCCCGATGCCAGCAATTCCTTTGGTTAGCACAGTTTGGATTTGTTTAGTAGATCCAGgaaaagctttaaaaatatcattagtTGTTATTGGTGTATCTACTGAGGCTGGATGTTTAGATACCATCTCGATCTGTCTGATTTCATGTTCACAGCTGTGCTCACTGCTTCCAACATCAGTGATGTAGAGCTCCGTATAGATGTTGTCAAGCAGAGAGGGGCTGCTGTGCTCTTCATTCCCCTCAAATATACACTGACACCTATTCCTCAACACCCTCTTAAGCTGACATGTCCAGATCAGATCCTCTGTGAAGTTTGACATAAGAGGTAGTTAGAACTAAAAATGACTAGATTATTTAAAGATTTCAAAAATTCATATGAAACCACTGAAATGAATACCATTTAGAACATTTGATCCCTTGTGCTGAATTCTGAAAGACAAAATAGATATGtaaatgaaacttttttttttttaatcatcctGTTGTTTAATGTTGCCACGTTTTATTCGttgataatgttaaataaatatgttaaaggtgaagtgtgtaattctTCTGATGTTGCTCATATTCCAGCTTAAAGTTGCACATaataagtgttttttgtttatgttgcaCTGGCATCTTGGGATTATACTGACACCTAACAGCATAAATTACacaaaactaaacatttttaattcgcaatatcattaaaaaaaagagttttattCACAATCAATAACAAATTACACAGTTAACCTAATGAAATAATACACCCAACAATAAAAGTTTTGCATCATCTGCTGTATATCTGtatgttatattaaattaatccAATCAACAACACTGCTTCCCGCATTTTGGGAATTGTGGTGAAGGTTTTTTTAGTGAAAATAAGGGTCTGTTCTACACACCAAAATATTGTATTGGTTCTGAAGACTTACAATGTAATGTAGCATAAGAGTATtggggtgtgttcacacttggttcAATTGGtatggaccaaaaaagaaaacgaTACATTAATTCTGGACCGCTTAGCGTTCACATTGGCATTTTTAACACTGAACCTAAAGATGCCGAACATAAAGACATCTGTACCAAATAATGGGCAACATAGGTCCTATGATGAGAAGAAGGTTTCGTTTAAAGGTCTTCGGTCCAttttgcattcatatttcattcgaaccacaccagagttcgtttggaagtgGACCGAGACCAATCTTTTCAGGGGTCTTGGTCAGCTTGTTTGGTGTGCACCAGGGTTCAGATGGCAGttttcacacttattcaaatgaatcacactaacagagcaatcgcaccagagttcattttaatcaaaccaaacatgccaagtgtgaacacacccttaaggaccaacaaaattttaattttgggcgaactatccctttaaactgatGATGACGTGTGAGCAGGCACTTTTCTGAAGACTAATAtaaaaattagtgctgtcaaaattagtgTGTTAACGTATgcgattaattttttcagtttaacgagttaaaaatatttaacgcaattaataTTTGATGGCTAGTGTTACATTATATTATGATCACACCTTTtttatgcaaatgcttttaaaccattcaagcgccacAAGGCAAAcgagaacgcgctgtctgtgaatgtcatgTCATGTGACACAAACATGACTCGTGTGCACAGAAAGATGAACAAACAGTAACACACACGACTCGTGTGAAAGACATgcgccagtatcgagttctTTTTTgtgcttgaacaaacaataacacacagaattatgccaaaatgcagtcttaaatgagttaaataatgtcttaaatgaatttaaagagttgtgagaaaattagATGTGCGTCAGATCCATGTCATGTTTGGCagcagcagctcttaaagtgacagcagcctaataaaccagttgctgtgatgtctgtcattaatgttcatcaaaaaacaaaggtaacagagaaaattggagctttaataaggattaatctatatttaatttatccaatgaagtgtttgataactttattcaatttctgtatatttcttaCCTGTTAGACAGGTAAGGCCACAGGTAAAATATGACAGTTATTATAATAGGTTTATGTGAAGTTTTATTTATGTTAAGATCActtaaattattcataaaaagatgccattaaacaaaaaaaatattaaaaacttcaatgtttttaattgcgatgaatcacgattaattacagaaaaaatgtgcattagttaattttttcaatcgattgacagcactaataaaaaatatactattaaagggttagttcacccaaaaattaaaataatgtcacttattactcaccctcatgccgttccacacccgtaagacctttgttaatcttcgaaACGTGAATTAAGAtacttttgttgaaatccgatggctcagggaggcctgcatagccagcaacgacatttcctctctcaagatccataaaggtactaaaaacatatttaaatcagttcatgtgagtacagtggttcaattttaatattataaagcgacaagaatatttttggtgcgccaaaaaaactaaatgacgacttgtatagtgatggccgatttcaaaacactgcttcatgaagcttcggagcgttatgaatcttttgtgtcgaatcatgattcggatcgcatgtcaaaccgccaaaatactgaaatcacgtgactttggtgctccaaaccgctgattcgacacaaaagattcataacgctccgaagcttaatgaagcagtgttttgaaatcggccatcactatataagtcgttatttttttttttttttggtgcacaaaaaatattcttgtcgctttataatattaaaattgaaccactgtactcacatgaactgatttaaatatgtttttagtacattaatggatcttgagagaggaaatgtcattgctggctatggaggcctcacggagccatcggatttaaacaaaaatatcttaatttgtgttccaaagatgaacgaagggcttacgggtgtaaaacggcacgagggtgagtaataaatgacattattttcattttggggtgaactaaccctttaaatgcatcAAAAACCTTTGTGTGTACTTCTCAATCAgacaaacacattaaattgtttaaaattgtttaacacattgctaacatacTTCAGTTCTGTGGTGGGTGGTTCTCTGCTGAAG contains:
- the LOC127507647 gene encoding NACHT, LRR and PYD domains-containing protein 3-like isoform X5, which gives rise to MTSHSNRKMSEDVGPAVELDVLSLNKPNTSASPGPSHVSLGNESLSHLLTLKEKTYQYWLINREDSDFSLPSVLSMKSEQSMDLDLEFSREPIRTELKQIQRKDSDFSLPSGLSMKSERSMDDRIKFSREPIRTELNLNKPNEPAKSSQVSLGNQSSPLYFEKEIPESRPISRDRDQSMDYPKNFSREPPTTELKPISRDRDQSMDYPKNFSREPPTTELKPISRDRDQSMDYPKNFSREPPTTELKIQHKGSNVLNEDLIWTCQLKRVLRNRCQCIFEGNEEHSSPSLLDNIYTELYITDVGSSEHSCEHEIRQIEMVSKHPASVDTPITTNDIFKAFPGSTKQIQTVLTKGIAGIGKTVSVQKFTLDWVEERANQDVQMIFTLPFREMNGFKERKISLVHILKCFFNLKIDAEVLRSEKYKIVFIFDGLDECRFPLDFQNNRSCSSVTETVSIGVLLTNLICKNLLPSALVWITSRPAAAGQIPPDFIDRVTEVRGFNDSHKEEYFIKKIGDPDLSSRIISHLKSSKILHIMCHIPVFCWISATVLEKMFRDSEESEIPRTLTQMYAHFLIFQIKQGSLKYDEISEEGLKWDNQTTLLLGKLAFKQLENGNLLFYEEDLKECGIELNVASVYSGVCTQIFKEEAGLHQERVFSFVHASIQEFLAALYAFLVFVNKKRNVLCQTTNAKIINTLKKLSMHEFLKSAVDRALESDNGHLDLFLRFLLGLSLESNQTLLQGLLTEVLSDDESNMKTVQYIKEKIRDHPSAEKAISLFHCLSELKDDSLVEEVQEFINSQGFCAGKLSPSRFSALAYILLTSDEELDVFDLAKFIHPSMASNEGLLRLLPVIKASRSVLLRCCNVTEKGCAGLDSVLSSSLSCLRELDLSSNNLQDSGISQLAVGLGNPQCKLEHLRLFNCSIGEDGCASLASALRSNPSHLIELDLTHNNPHDTGVKMLSDVLTDTSCKLETLRLMGCELTRRSCAALAQVLQSSSTSLKHLDLSLNDLQDSGVELLCVGLKNPSCKLNKLSLSDCKITVNGCSALSSALKSNPSHLRELDLSINNLTDSGVRHLLPVFEDPHVCLEKLWLNNCNLTHKSCQMVGYVDTSKHSGLRELNLSANDLLDSGLKQLSAGECHLLSGLQSLSVTYCGLTAQGCAVLASALSSKQSQLKTLDLRGNKLSDSGVKSLSELVEDPHCELEELKFMDGIIPMTTNVSHKQDVLPVNPTKSTKQKTKNKKHMRVLLRK
- the LOC127507647 gene encoding NACHT, LRR and PYD domains-containing protein 3-like isoform X1, producing MTSHSNRKMSEDVGPAVELDVLSLNKPNTSASPGPSHVSLGNESLSHLLTLKEKTYQYWLINREDSDFSLPSVLSMKSEQSMDLDLEFSREPIRTELKQIQRKDSDFSLPSGLSMKSERSMDDRIKFSREPIRTELNLNKPNEPAKSSQVSLGNQSSPLYFEKEIPESRPISRDRDQSMDYPKNFSREPPTTELKPISRDRDQSMDYPKNFSREPPTTELKQIQCKDSDFSLPSGLSMKSERSMDDRIKFSREPIRTELNLNKPNEPAKSSQVSLGNQSSLLYFEKEIPESRPISRDRDQSMDYPKNFSREPPTTELKPISRDRDQSMDYPKNFSREPPTTELKIQHKGSNVLNEDLIWTCQLKRVLRNRCQCIFEGNEEHSSPSLLDNIYTELYITDVGSSEHSCEHEIRQIEMVSKHPASVDTPITTNDIFKAFPGSTKQIQTVLTKGIAGIGKTVSVQKFTLDWVEERANQDVQMIFTLPFREMNGFKERKISLVHILKCFFNLKIDAEVLRSEKYKIVFIFDGLDECRFPLDFQNNRSCSSVTETVSIGVLLTNLICKNLLPSALVWITSRPAAAGQIPPDFIDRVTEVRGFNDSHKEEYFIKKIGDPDLSSRIISHLKSSKILHIMCHIPVFCWISATVLEKMFRDSEESEIPRTLTQMYAHFLIFQIKQGSLKYDEISEEGLKWDNQTTLLLGKLAFKQLENGNLLFYEEDLKECGIELNVASVYSGVCTQIFKEEAGLHQERVFSFVHASIQEFLAALYAFLVFVNKKRNVLCQTTNAKIINTLKKLSMHEFLKSAVDRALESDNGHLDLFLRFLLGLSLESNQTLLQGLLTEVLSDDESNMKTVQYIKEKIRDHPSAEKAISLFHCLSELKDDSLVEEVQEFINSQGFCAGKLSPSRFSALAYILLTSDEELDVFDLAKFIHPSMASNEGLLRLLPVIKASRSVLLRCCNVTEKGCAGLDSVLSSSLSCLRELDLSSNNLQDSGISQLAVGLGNPQCKLEHLRLFNCSIGEDGCASLASALRSNPSHLIELDLTHNNPHDTGVKMLSDVLTDTSCKLETLRLMGCELTRRSCAALAQVLQSSSTSLKHLDLSLNDLQDSGVELLCVGLKNPSCKLNKLSLSDCKITVNGCSALSSALKSNPSHLRELDLSINNLTDSGVRHLLPVFEDPHVCLEKLWLNNCNLTHKSCQMVGYVDTSKHSGLRELNLSANDLLDSGLKQLSAGECHLLSGLQSLSVTYCGLTAQGCAVLASALSSKQSQLKTLDLRGNKLSDSGVKSLSELVEDPHCELEELKFMDGIIPMTTNVSHKQDVLPVNPTKSTKQKTKNKKHMRVLLRK
- the LOC127507647 gene encoding NACHT, LRR and PYD domains-containing protein 3-like isoform X8, with the protein product MTSHSNRKMSEDVGPAVELDVLSLNKPNTSASPGPSHVSLGNESLSHLLTLKEKTYQYWLINREDSDFSLPSVLSMKSEQSMDLDLEFSREPIRTELKQIQRKDSDFSLPSGLSMKSERSMDDRIKFSREPIRTELNLNKPNEPAKSSQVSLGNQSSPLYFEKEIPESRPISRDRDQSMDYPKNFSREPPTTELKPISRDRDQSMDYPKNFSREPPTTELKIQHKGSNVLNEDLIWTCQLKRVLRNRCQCIFEGNEEHSSPSLLDNIYTELYITDVGSSEHSCEHEIRQIEMVSKHPASVDTPITTNDIFKAFPGSTKQIQTVLTKGIAGIGKTVSVQKFTLDWVEERANQDVQMIFTLPFREMNGFKERKISLVHILKCFFNLKIDAEVLRSEKYKIVFIFDGLDECRFPLDFQNNRSCSSVTETVSIGVLLTNLICKNLLPSALVWITSRPAAAGQIPPDFIDRVTEVRGFNDSHKEEYFIKKIGDPDLSSRIISHLKSSKILHIMCHIPVFCWISATVLEKMFRDSEESEIPRTLTQMYAHFLIFQIKQGSLKYDEISEEGLKWDNQTTLLLGKLAFKQLENGNLLFYEEDLKECGIELNVASVYSGVCTQIFKEEAGLHQERVFSFVHASIQEFLAALYAFLVFVNKKRNVLCQTTNAKIINTLKKLSMHEFLKSAVDRALESDNGHLDLFLRFLLGLSLESNQTLLQGLLTEVLSDDESNMKTVQYIKEKIRDHPSAEKAISLFHCLSELKDDSLVEEVQEFINSQGFCAGKLSPSRFSALAYILLTSDEELDVFDLAKFIHPSMASNEGLLRLLPVIKASRSVLLRCCNVTEKGCAGLDSVLSSSLSCLRELDLSSNNLQDSGISQLAVGLGNPQCKLEHLRLFNCSIGEDGCASLASALRSNPSHLIELDLTHNNPHDTGVKMLSDVLTDTSCKLETLRLMGCELTRRSCAALAQVLQSSSTSLKHLDLSLNDLQDSGVELLCVGLKNPSCKLNKLSLSDCKITVNGCSALSSALKSNPSHLRELDLSINNLTDSGVRHLLPVFEDPHVCLEKLWLNNCNLTHKSCQMVGYVDTSKHSGLRELNLSANDLLDSGLKQLSAGECHLLSGLQSLSVTYCGLTAQGCAVLASALSSKQSQLKTLDLRGNKLSDSGVKSLSELVEDPHCELEELKFMDGIIPMTTNVSHKQDVLPVNPTKSTKQKTKNKKHMRVLLRK